CTGACCGAGGGAGAACCCCAGACCTAACATTTTGTCGGGGGCCCACAAAACCCCCTGCCGTTCTTCGTCCCTGTCCCCACGGGCGGCCCCGGCCGTCCCCAAGAGAGAGTGTGAGAGTGCTCGTACTCGTCGCTCCCGGCCAGGGCGCCCAGACGCCCGGCTTCCTGACCCCCTGGCTCGACCTCCCCGGCGCCTCCGACCGTATCGCCGCCTGGTCGGAGGCCATCGGGCTCGACCTCGCCCACTACGGCACGCAGGCCGATGCCGACGCCATCAGGGACACCGCCGTCGCCCAGCCGCTGCTGGTCGCAGCCGGTCTGCTGTCCGGCGCGGCACTCGGTATCGACACACTTGCCGCTGACGCGGCGGGCACCCCCGGCGCGGTCGCCGGCCACAGCGTCGGCGAGATCACCGCGGCCGCCTTCGCGGGCGTCATCGACGACACGGCCGCGCTGACGCTCGTCCGCAAGCGGGGCCTGGCCATGGCCGACGCGGCCGCCATCACGCCCACCGGCATGTCGGCCCTGCTCGGCGGCGACCCCGAGACGACGATCCCGCACCTGGAGAAGCTGGGCCTGACCCCGGCGAACGTCAACGGCGCCGGCCAGATCGTCGCCGCCGGCACCCTGGAGCAGCTCGCCGCCCTGGAGGCGGACAAGCCGGAGGGCGTACGCCGTGTCGTCCCGCTGAAGGTGGCCGGCGCGTTCCACACCCATCACATGGCCCCCGCGGTGGACGCCCTCGCGCACGCCGCCGAGGCGCTGACGCCGGCCGACCCGAAGGTCACCTACGTCTCCAACAAGGACGGGCAGACCGTCGAATCCGGTGCCGAGGTGCTCAGGCGCCTGGTCGGCCAGGTCGCGAACCCGGTCCGCTGGGACCTGTGCATGGAGACCTTCGGAAAGCTGGGTGTGACCGCGTTGATCGAGGTGTGCCCGGGTGGCACCCTCACCGGTATCGCCAAGCGCGCGCTGCCGGGCGTCAAGACCCTCGCCCTGAAGACCCCCGACGACCTCGCCGCCGCTCGCGACCTCATCGCCGAGCACAGCGCCTGATTAGGAGCCCGAGAGCATGTCGAAGATCAAGGCGCGCAAGGGCGCTCCGTACGCGCGCATCCTCGGTGTCGGCGGCTACCGGCCCGTGCGGGTGGTGCCCAACGACGTGATCCTGGAGAAGATCGACTCCTCCGACGAGTGGATCCGCTCCCGCTCGGGCATCGAGACCCGGCACTGGGCGAACGACGAGGAGACCGTCGCCGCGATGTCGATCGAGGCGTCCGGCAAGGCGATCGCCGACGCCGGGATCACCGCCGAGCAGATCGGCGCGGTCGTCGTCTCCACCGTCTCGCACTTCAGCCAGACTCCGGCCATCGCCACCGAGATCGCCGACAAGCTCGGTACCAACAAGGCCGCCGCCTTCGACATCTCGGCGGGCTGCGCGGGCTTCGGCTACGGCCTCACGCTCGCCAAGGGCATGGTCGTGGAAGGCTCGGCGGAGTACGTCCTCGTCATCGGCGTGGAGCGGCTGTCGGACCTGACGGACCTTGAGGACCGGGCCACCGCCTTCCTGTTCGGCGACGGCGCGGGCGCGGTCGTCGTGGGCCCCTCCGAGGAACCGCACATCGGCCCGACCGTGTGGGGCTCGGAGGGCGACAAGTCCGAGACGATCAAGCAGACCGTTCCGTGGAACGAGTTCCGGCTCGGCGACGTCTCCAAGCTCCCGCTGGACAGCGAGGGCAACGTAAAGTTCCCCGCGATCACGCAGGAGGGCCAGGCGGTGTTCCGCTGGGCCGTGTTCGAGATGGCGAAGGTCGCCCAGCAGGCGCTGGACGCGGCCGGGATCACCGCGAACGACCTGGATGTCTTCATCCCGCACCAGGCCAACGTGCGGATCATCGACTCGATGGTGAAGACGCTGAAACTGCCGGAGCACGTCACGGTCGCCCGCGACGTGCGCACCACCGGCAACACCTCGGCCGCCTCGATTCCGCTCGCGATGGAGCGGCTCCTGGCGACCGGCGAGGCGAAGAGCGGCGACACCGCGCTCGTCATCGGCTTCGGGGCGGGTCTCGTCTTCGCCGCGACGGTCGTTACCCTCCCCTAGGCACTCCGTGCCGGATCATGCGGTCCGGTGCGGGAACTGCAGGCACCTGTCGCTGACGCGGCAGGCGTCACACCCTCTGGAATCTACGAAGGAGCGCCTGACATGGCCGCCACTCAGGAAGAGATCGTCGCCGGTCTCGCCGAGATCGTGAACGAGATCGCCGGGATCCCCACCGAGGACGTCCAGCTGGACAAGTCCTTCACCGACGACCTGGACGTCGACTCGCTGTCCATGGTCGAGGTCGTCGTCGCCGCCGAAGAGCGCTTCGACGTGAAGATCCCGGACGACGACGTCAAGAACCTCAAGACGGTCGGCGACGCCGCTGACTACATCCTCAAGCACCAGGCCTGATCGACCGATCACCTGGGCTGACAGCCCACGCCGGGCCGGTGGCCCGGTCTCGGGCCGTCGCCCCGCCACCCGGCGGTGGCGCCGCTGAATCCTCGTATCCGTTGGAGAAAGAATTCCCGTGAGCTCGACCAATCGCACCGTGGTCGTCACCGGTATCGGCGCAACCACACCGCTGGGTGGCGACGTGGCCTCTACCTGGGAGGGTCTGATCGCCGGCAAGTCCGGTGTCCGCCCCCTGGAGCAGGAGTGGGCCGCTGAGCAGGCGGTTCGCATCGCCGCGCAGATCGCTGTGGAGCCGTCCGAGGTCATCCCGCGGCCGCAGGCCCGCCGTCTGGACCGCTCGGCGCAGTTCGCGCTGATCGCGGCCAAGGAGGCCTGGGCCGACGCCGGCTTCACCGACCGGGCGGGCGAGGACGCAAGCGTCGACCCCGACCGTCTCGGCGCGGTCATCGCCTCCGGCATCGGCGGTGTGACGACCCTCCTCGACCAGTACGACGTGCTCAAGGAGAAGGGCGTTCGCCGTGTCTCCCCGCACACCGTGCCGATGCTGATGCCGAACGGCCCGTCCGCCAACGTGGGCCTGCTCGTCGGCGCCCGCGCCGGTGTGCACACCCCGGTCTCCGCCTGTGCGTCGGGCGCCGAGGCCATCGGCTACGCCATCGAGATGATCCGCACCGGCCGCGCCGACGTCGTCGTCGCCGGCGGTACGGAGGCGGCCATCCACCCGCTGCCCATCGCCGCGTTCGGCAACATGATGGCGATGTCCAAGAACAACGACGACCCGCAGGGCGCCTCGCGTCCCTACGACGTCGCCCGTGACGGCTTCGTCCTCGGCGAGGGCGCGGGCGTCCTCGTCCTGGAGTCGGCCGAGCACGCCGCCAAGCGCGGTGCCCGCGTCTACGCGGAGGCGGTCGGCCAGGGCATCTCCGCCGACGGCCACGACATCGTGCAGCCGGAGCCCGAGGGCCGCGGCATCTCGCACGCCCTGCAGAACCTGCTCGACAACAGCGACCTGGACCCGGCGGAGATCGTGCACGTGAACGCGCACGCCACCTCCACCCCGGCCGGTGACGTCGCCGAACTGAAGGCGCTGCGCAAGGTCTTCGGCGACGACGCGGACCACATGGCGGTCTCCGCGACCAAGTCGATGACCGGTCATCTGCTCGGTGGCGCGGGCGGCATCGAGTCGGTCGCCACCATCCTCGCGCTGTACCACCGCGTCGCCCCGCCGACGATCAACGTCGAGAACCTCGACCCGGAGGCGGAGGCCAACGCGGACATCGTTCGCGGCGAGGCCCGGAAGCTTCCGGTCGAGGGCCGCATCGCCGCCCTCAACGACTCCTTCGGGTTCGGTGGGCACAACGTGGTGCTCGCGTTCCGTACGGTCTGACAGTTCTGAACGGCGTGTGGCCCGGCCCCTGACAGGGGTTCGGGCCACACGCCGTTCTGCTGTCTCTTGTCGGCCGGGGGCGGTCCGACAGTGGTTGCTCGCGCCCACGCGGCGGAGCCGCACATGTCACAGCCCGCGCCCCTTACGGGCGCTGTCAGACCACCTGGTGCAACCAGCGCACCGGAGCTCCCTCACCCGCATACCTGAACGGCTCCAGCTCGTCGTCCCACGGCTTGCCCAGGAGCTTGGCCAGTTCGGCCTCCAGGTCCGTCTCGCCGCGCTGCGAGCGTACGAGGGCGGCGCGCAGCCGGTCCTCGGGGATCAGGATGTCGCCATGAATGCCGGTGACCGCGTGGAAGATGCCCAGGTCGGGGGTGCAGCTGTAGCGCTCGCCCTCGGCGGTCGGGCATGGCTCCGCGGTGACCTCGAAGCGGAGCAGATGCCAGCCGCGCAGCGCGGAGGCGAGCTTGGAGGCGGTGCCGGCCTCGCCCTGCCAGGAGAACTCGGACCGCCAGGTGCCGGGGGCGGCGGGCTGCCGGATCCAGTCGAGGTTGACGCGCGTCCCCAGCACGCCCGCGACTGCCCACTCGACGTGCGGGCACAGTGCGCGTGGCGCGGAGTGCACGTACAGGACTCCACGTGTCGTCACCTGAACCTCCGGGCAGACCGCGACATCTTGTAACTTTACGGAAAGGGTGTGGCAGGGCGGCCACGGGGCGAGGCTACCGTGCGGCGGGGCAAGGAGTGTGACGTACCGTCGGTCCCGGTGCTCCCAAACCCCAAGGTTTCACCCAAGGGGACGCGGGGCTGACCCAGCGTGTTCGAAGCGCTGCCGAACGAGCCCGCACGGATGGACCAGCCGGGTACGACGAACGAGGGGACCAGGGGATGCGGAAGCGCAGCCACCGTTCGCGGGCAGCCGTCGTGATCGCGGCGGCGGCCGTTCTCGGGCTCGCCGGATGTGACGCCTCCGGTGGCAACGAGGCCGCCCCGCAGGACACGACCGCCAAGTCGCACCCGTCTCCGAAGCCCACCCCGGCATGGGACCGCTCCCCCGCCTCGATCGCGGCCGTCGGCGACTCCATCACACGCGGCTTCGACGCCTGCACCGTGCTGTCCGACTGCCCCGAGGTGTCGTGGGCGACGGGCAGCGACCCCGGGGTCGACAGCCTCGCCGTACGCCTGCTGGGGGCGGCCGGTGCCGCGCGGCGCAGCTGGAACTACGCGGTGACCGGGGCCCGGATGGCCGATCTGCCCGGTCAGGTCGCGCAGGCGGCACAGCGGAAGCCGGAGTTGGTGACGGTGATGGTCGGCGCCAACGACGCCTGCCGCCCCAGCACCTCCGCGATGACCTCGGTCACCCGCTTCCGCGAAGGGTTCGAGGACGCGATGGACACCCTGCGCGAGTCGCTGCCCAGGGCGCAGGTGTATGTGTCCAGCGTGCCCAACCTGAAGCGGCTGTGGTCGCAGGGGCGCACCAGCCCGCTCGGCAAGCAGGTGTGGAGTCTGGGCATCTGCCCGTCGATGCTGAGCCACCCGGACGCGCTGGACGCGGCGGCCGGCAAGCGGCGCGACAAGGTGCAGGCGCGGGTGACGGCGTACAACCGGGTCCTGGAGCAGGTGTGCGCGAGGGACCGGCGGTGCCGCTTCGACGGCAACGCGGTGTTCCACTACCGCTTCGGCACCGAACAGTTGAGCCACTGGGACTGGTTCCACCCGAGCCGCAACGGTCAGGCGCGACTCGCCGAGATCGCCTACCGCACCGTCACGGCCAAGGACCCCGTGACCTAGTGTTTTCCACATGAGCGAACTTTTCGGCACACTTTCCGACGGCACGCCGGTCCACCGCTGGACGCTGGAGCGGGGCGGGGTGCGGGTGCGCGTCCTGTCGTACGGCGGAATCGTGCAGTCGGTCGAGGTCCCCGACCGGAACGGGCGCCCGGCGGACGTGGTGCTGGGCTTCCCGGGCCTGGACGGCTATCTGGCCCATCCCGAGCCGTACCTCGGGGCGCTGGTCGGGCGGTACGCCAACCGCATCGGGGGCGCCCGCTTCCCGCTCGGTGGCCGGACCTACGCACTCGAACCGAACAACGGACCGAACTCGCTGCACGGCGGCGAGGGCGGCTTCGACAAGCGCGTGTGGGACGTGGAGCCGGTCGAGCACGGCGTACGACTGTCCCGGGTGAGCCCGCACGGCGAGGAGGGCTTCCCGGGCCGCCTGGAGGTGTCGACGACCTACGCCCTCGACGCGGACGGCGCACTGCGGATCGCGTACGAGGCGGTCACGGACGCGCCGACCGTGGTGAACCTGACGAACCACTCGTACTGGAACCTGGCCGGCTCGGGGAACGCGGGCGGGCACGAGCTGCGGATCGCCGCCTCGCGGATCACGCCGGTGGACGGGGACCTGATCCCGACCGGCGAGCTGGAGGACGTGGACGGCACGCGCTTCGACTTCCGGGCGTCCCGGAAGGTGGGCTCGGGGTACGACCACAACTTCGTGCTCGACAAGGGTGTCACCGGGGCCCCGGTCGACATTGCCGAGCTGCACGAGCCGGCGTCCGGGCGGGTCCTCACCGTGGCCACGACCGAGCCCGGGATGCAGCTCTACACCGGGGACCACCTCGGCGACCCGTTCGCCCCCGGCGACGGCATCGCGCTGGAGACGCAGCACTTCCCGGACTCCCCGAACCGGCCGGAGTTCCCGAGCACGGAGCTCCGGCCGGGCCAGGTGTACCGCTCGGAGACCGTGTACGGCTTCGGGGTACGGGGCTAGCCGCTCGCGCGCGGGCCGTCGGCGTAGGCGCCCCGCGCGGCGCGACGGGCCCGGCTGAGAAGCGACGAGCCCCGGTCCAGGGGTCAGGTCCCGGACCGGGGCTGTTCGGCGGGGAACTCGTCCCGCCTCAGACGTTAATCGTCGCGGTGACCCGGCGGTCCACGATCGAGCGGCCGGCCCGGATCTCGTACGAACCCTTCACAACCGCTACGTGTCCAGCGAGTGCTGCACCGGACGGCCACGGCCCTACTGGTGCCAGAGGACGGCCAGCGTCTTGCTCACCACGCAGACGACGGCGAAGCCGATCGCCCAGCCGTCGGCCCCGGCGAGCGACAGCGCGGCCGCACCGGCCCCGAACCAGAGCAGCTCGAAGCCGACGCGGACGGCGCCGTGCGTCTTGTACGTCGCCTTCTGGGAGCCGAACAGCGCCCACAGGACGATCAGCACGGCGGGCGCGCCGAGGCCGAGCAGCCAGGCGAGCGGCGTCGCCACGTCGCGGGTGAAACCCCAGTAGCCGACGGCCGCGAGGGCGCCGAGCTCGATGAGGAAGAGGACGCCCAGGTTCGCTGCCTTCATGCGCGGCAGTATCACCCGGCCGCGGGCACCGCCGCCACGACCTCGACCTCGACCTGCGCCTCGGGACGGAAGAGGCGGGGCACCTCGAAGGTCATGCTGGTGGGCGGGGTCCCGGTGAGGAACTCCCGTCGTACGGCGCCGTATTCGTCGAGCCGGGTGACGTCGGTCAGATACGTACGGATGTTGATGACGTCCGCCAGGCTCGCGCCGTGCGCCTTGAGCAGGGCGTCGATCGTCTCGAAGACGCCACGGCTCTGCTCGGCGAGCGTCGCGCCCTCGGCGATCTGGCCGGAGAGGAACAACAGCGCGCCACCGTCGGCGTATTCGACCCGGGCGACCTGGGAGTAGTAAGGGCTGAGGGGTTGGGGTGCGGAGGCGGGGTTGTCCAGGCTGATCTGCATGCCGTCGACGCTAGGTTCGCGCCCGGGATGCGACAAGCGAATGTCTAGCATGGCTGCCATGCCGACTTCACATGGCAGGGCGGCGTTCGGCGTACCCGACCTCCCCGGCACGGCCGACGTCCCCGACGCCCCCGACCTCTCCACCGTCTGGCTGCGGGTGTTCCTGGAGGTCGCCCGGCAGGGTTCGTTCACCGTGGCGGCGCGGGCGTTGGGCTGGACACAGTCCGCGGTGTCCCGGCAGATCTCCGCCCTGGAGTCGGCGCTGGGCGGCACGCCGCTGTTCGACCGGCTGCCGCGGGGCGTGCGGCTCACCGAGGCGGGCCGGGTGCTCGTCCCGCACGCGGAGGCCGTCGCGGACTCGCTGCACACGGCCGCGCGCGAGTTCGCGGCGCTGCGCGAAGTGACCGGCGGGCGGCTGCGGTTCGGCGCGTTCGCCACCGCCGACGCGGCCCTGGTGCCGCGCGCCCTGGCCGCGTTCCGTGCCCGCCACCCCCGTGTCCGCCTCTCCCGCGAGGAGGGCCTCACCCCGGGCCTGCTCGACCGGCTGGCCGCCGGACACCTCGACCTGGCGATCGTCTCCACGACGGGCCGCGCCCCGCTGGACGCCTACGACCTCCACCACCTCCTCGACGAGTCCCTGTACGTCGCCGTCCCCGCCGACCATCCCCTCGCAAGTCACCCGGCACCCGTGCGCCTCGGGCAACTCGCCGACGCCGACTGGATCTCCGGCGGCTCCCGGCCCGAGGGCACCCTTCTCGACACGGCCCTGCGCCAGGGCTTCCGGCCGCGCGTCGCGCACGTCGTGGCCGAGTGGACCGCCAAGCTGGGGTACGTGGCCGCCGGCCTCGGCGTGACCCTGGTCCCGGCGCTCGCCGCCGAGTCCGTGCGCCCGGACGTCGCCCTGCTCGCGGTGCTCGACGAGGGTGCGCCGGCCCGGGCGGTGTACGCGGCGACGGCACGCGGGCGGTCCCTGTCGCCGGCCGCCGAGGCCTTCCTGGCCGTGCTGCGGGAGGCGGCGGCGCGGGTCCCGGCTCCAGCGCCACAGACGTCCGTTTGAGCCACGCGCCGCGCGGAGCTCGTGACCGTGGCGGCGAACGCGGCGTTCGGTGACGGTGTCAGGACCGGTGTCAGGGGCGGGTGATCTGCCCGGTCCCGGAGACGTTCGCGTTCCCGGAGGCGTTCGCGTTCTCGGCGTCGTCCGCGTTCTCGGCGGTGTCCGCGTCCTCCGCGCTCTCCTCGCCCAGCAGGTCCCGGGCCAGCAGCGTGGCGCCCGCGACCGCGCCCGGCATCAGGAAGACGGCGACGAACGGGACCAGGAAGGCCAGACCGAGGGGGGTGCCGAAGCCCCAGACGAGCAGTTTGCGCGAGCGCAGGAGGGTGAGGCGTCGGCGGAGTTCTACGCCTCGGCGCTGGAGGGCGACGGCGGTGAGTTCCTCGGTGAGGAAGAAGCCGGTGACGAAGAAGCCGATCACCGGGACGACGGTCTGGCCGACGAACGGGAGGAAGCCGAGGGCGAAGAGGAGGACGCCCCAGAGCGCGGCGCGGACGAGGATGCGCAGGCTGTCTCGGGCCGAGATCCACAGCTCGCGGTGGAGGGGCAGGTCCGACCGGGGGGCCGTGCCGTCCGGGGAGACGTCGCGGTCGACCGTCTCCGAGAGGCTCTCGTAGAAGGGCTGTCCGACGAGCAGGGTGACGGCGGTGAAGGTGAGGACGGCGAGGAGGAGGGCGAGGGCGAAGAGAACCGCGGTGAGGAAACCGCGGAACAGGCCGAGCCAGGGGCTGGGCCAGGTGTCGGCGAACGGGGTGGCCCAGGTGACGAGGTCGTCGCCCCACAGGGCGAGGGATATCAGGGCCCCCGCGTACAGGACGAGGGTTATCAGGCCCGGCAGGAGGCCGAAGCCGTACTGCTTGCCGTGTTGGGCCACCCATCGCTGGCCCTTTACGAGATGACCGAATCCCGCCCCTAGATCACGCATGGGTGCACTTTAGCGGGGGCGCGCATCGGGGGGTCGCCCCCGCCGCCCCTGCCCTTCCCGTACCTGAGGCTGCCGCCGGCACACGGGGCGGCGCCGGCCCGCTGACCTCATCGGAAGGCCGGAGGCCGCACCCCACGTCCAAGGGTGCGGCCTCCGTCGTACGCAACGACCTGGTCGAGCGAGCGTCACGGTGATCGTGCCGTGAGCGACCGGTACGGGTGTCAGAGCTTGACGATCATCTTCCCGATGTTGTCGCCGCGCAGGACGCCGAAGAACGCCTCCAGGTTGTTCTCGATGCCCTCGACGACGGTCTCGCGGTACTTCAGCTCGCCGGAGCGGATCCAGGCGCCGACCTCCTGGACGAACTGCGGCTGCAGGTCGTAGTGGTCGCCGACGAGGAAGCCCTCGATACGGCCGCGGGTCTGGATGAGCCGGGCGAGGTTCTTCGGGCCCGGGGCGGGCTCGGTGTTGTTGTAGACGGAGATCATGCCGCAGACGGCGATACGGCCGTCCCGGTTGAGGGAGCCGATGGCGGCCTCCAGGTGGTCGCCGCCGACGTTGTCGAAGTACACGTCGACCCCGTCCGGGGCGGCCTCGCGCAACTGCTGGCCGACGGGCCCGTTCTTGTAGTTGAAGGCGGCGTCGAAGCCGTACTCCTCGACCAGCAGCTTGACCTTCTCGTCGGAGCCGGCGGATCCGATGACCCGGGAGGCGCCCTTGAGCTTGGCGATCTGACCGACCTGGCTGCCGACGGCCCCGGCCGCGCCGGACACGAAGACGGAGTCGCCCTCCTTGAAGGCGGCGGTGCGCAGCAGACCGGCGTAGGCGGTGAGGCCGGTCATGCCGAGGACGCCGAGGTACGTGGACAGCGGCGCGGCGTCGGCGTCCACCTTGACGGCCTGCTTGGCGTCGACGACGGCGTACTCGCGCCAGCCGAGGAAGTGCAGGATGTGGTCGCCGGCCTCGATCCCCTCGGCGTTCGAGACGAGGACCTCGCCGACCGCGCCGCCCTGCATCGCCTTGTTCAGCTCGAACGGGGCTACGTACGACTTGGCGGCGCTCATGCGGCCGCGCATGTACGGGTCGACGGAGACGTACTTGTTCCGCACGAGCACCTGGCCCTCGCCCGGCTGCCGGACCTCCGCCTCGACGAGGGCGAAGTCCTCGGGCTCGGGCCAGCCGACCGGGCGGCTGAGCAGGTGCCATTCGCGGCTGACGGCGGGGAGGGTGGGGGTGTCGGACATGGCGCCATTCCTCACATGCTGCGGCTCAAATACTTCAGTACCTGAAACAACAATGCTCCTGAATATTTCAGGCTGTCAAGTAAAGAGGTAGCCTGAATGCCATGGCCACGCAGAAAACATCCCCATCGCGCATCGACCCCGTGACCCTGGAAGTCGTGGAGCTCATCGGCACGGTCGTGGCCCGCTACCACGAGGAGTACGAGGAGGCGGCCGCCGAGCACGCGCTGACCGGGGCGCAGGCGCGGCTGCTGAGCCTGCTGTCGCTGGAACCGCTGCCGATGCGGCGGCTGGCGCAGAAGCTGAAGTGCGAGCCGTCGAACGTCACGGGCATCGTCGACCGCCTGGAGTCCCGGGGCCTGGTGGAACGCCGCCCGGACCCGACGGACCGCCGGGTGAAGCTGGCGGTGGCGACGGAGGAGGGCCGCAAGGTCGCCAAGAGCCTCCGCGAGTCGCTGCGCTTCGCCCGGGAGCCGCTTGCGGGGCTGGGCGAGGAGGAGCGGGTGGTGTTGCGGGGGCTGCTGCGACGGATGCTGGAGGGGGACGGAGTCGTCTGAGGAGGCGGCTGGTCGGACAGCCGGCGGTGATCAGAAGGGCGGTTCGGTGGACCAGGGGTCGTCCGCGTCGTCCGAGGTGGAGCCCCAGGTCGCAGTGGTCGGTCGCGTCACCCGCGCCGTCGTCACGGCCTCCTCGGCCCGGCCCTGACGGATCAGCAGCTTCGCCATGAGCTGACGGTTGCGGCCGTCCTCGATTCCCGGCCGCAGTTCCGCGACCGCCTCGTCCAACCGGCCTGCCTCGGCGAGCAGTTCGGCCAGTCGCTTGGCCATGTACCACCCGTCCGCCTCCGGATGGGCACGCAGTTCGGCGACGGCCTGCCCGTGACGCCCGCAGGCGGCGAGCAGA
The Streptomyces sp. CGMCC 4.7035 DNA segment above includes these coding regions:
- a CDS encoding RidA family protein, which encodes MQISLDNPASAPQPLSPYYSQVARVEYADGGALLFLSGQIAEGATLAEQSRGVFETIDALLKAHGASLADVINIRTYLTDVTRLDEYGAVRREFLTGTPPTSMTFEVPRLFRPEAQVEVEVVAAVPAAG
- a CDS encoding acyl carrier protein, with product MAATQEEIVAGLAEIVNEIAGIPTEDVQLDKSFTDDLDVDSLSMVEVVVAAEERFDVKIPDDDVKNLKTVGDAADYILKHQA
- a CDS encoding EI24 domain-containing protein, with the translated sequence MRDLGAGFGHLVKGQRWVAQHGKQYGFGLLPGLITLVLYAGALISLALWGDDLVTWATPFADTWPSPWLGLFRGFLTAVLFALALLLAVLTFTAVTLLVGQPFYESLSETVDRDVSPDGTAPRSDLPLHRELWISARDSLRILVRAALWGVLLFALGFLPFVGQTVVPVIGFFVTGFFLTEELTAVALQRRGVELRRRLTLLRSRKLLVWGFGTPLGLAFLVPFVAVFLMPGAVAGATLLARDLLGEESAEDADTAENADDAENANASGNANVSGTGQITRP
- a CDS encoding SGNH/GDSL hydrolase family protein encodes the protein MRKRSHRSRAAVVIAAAAVLGLAGCDASGGNEAAPQDTTAKSHPSPKPTPAWDRSPASIAAVGDSITRGFDACTVLSDCPEVSWATGSDPGVDSLAVRLLGAAGAARRSWNYAVTGARMADLPGQVAQAAQRKPELVTVMVGANDACRPSTSAMTSVTRFREGFEDAMDTLRESLPRAQVYVSSVPNLKRLWSQGRTSPLGKQVWSLGICPSMLSHPDALDAAAGKRRDKVQARVTAYNRVLEQVCARDRRCRFDGNAVFHYRFGTEQLSHWDWFHPSRNGQARLAEIAYRTVTAKDPVT
- a CDS encoding YrdB family protein is translated as MKAANLGVLFLIELGALAAVGYWGFTRDVATPLAWLLGLGAPAVLIVLWALFGSQKATYKTHGAVRVGFELLWFGAGAAALSLAGADGWAIGFAVVCVVSKTLAVLWHQ
- a CDS encoding NADP-dependent oxidoreductase — protein: MSDTPTLPAVSREWHLLSRPVGWPEPEDFALVEAEVRQPGEGQVLVRNKYVSVDPYMRGRMSAAKSYVAPFELNKAMQGGAVGEVLVSNAEGIEAGDHILHFLGWREYAVVDAKQAVKVDADAAPLSTYLGVLGMTGLTAYAGLLRTAAFKEGDSVFVSGAAGAVGSQVGQIAKLKGASRVIGSAGSDEKVKLLVEEYGFDAAFNYKNGPVGQQLREAAPDGVDVYFDNVGGDHLEAAIGSLNRDGRIAVCGMISVYNNTEPAPGPKNLARLIQTRGRIEGFLVGDHYDLQPQFVQEVGAWIRSGELKYRETVVEGIENNLEAFFGVLRGDNIGKMIVKL
- a CDS encoding aldose epimerase family protein — encoded protein: MSELFGTLSDGTPVHRWTLERGGVRVRVLSYGGIVQSVEVPDRNGRPADVVLGFPGLDGYLAHPEPYLGALVGRYANRIGGARFPLGGRTYALEPNNGPNSLHGGEGGFDKRVWDVEPVEHGVRLSRVSPHGEEGFPGRLEVSTTYALDADGALRIAYEAVTDAPTVVNLTNHSYWNLAGSGNAGGHELRIAASRITPVDGDLIPTGELEDVDGTRFDFRASRKVGSGYDHNFVLDKGVTGAPVDIAELHEPASGRVLTVATTEPGMQLYTGDHLGDPFAPGDGIALETQHFPDSPNRPEFPSTELRPGQVYRSETVYGFGVRG
- the fabF gene encoding beta-ketoacyl-ACP synthase II, translated to MSSTNRTVVVTGIGATTPLGGDVASTWEGLIAGKSGVRPLEQEWAAEQAVRIAAQIAVEPSEVIPRPQARRLDRSAQFALIAAKEAWADAGFTDRAGEDASVDPDRLGAVIASGIGGVTTLLDQYDVLKEKGVRRVSPHTVPMLMPNGPSANVGLLVGARAGVHTPVSACASGAEAIGYAIEMIRTGRADVVVAGGTEAAIHPLPIAAFGNMMAMSKNNDDPQGASRPYDVARDGFVLGEGAGVLVLESAEHAAKRGARVYAEAVGQGISADGHDIVQPEPEGRGISHALQNLLDNSDLDPAEIVHVNAHATSTPAGDVAELKALRKVFGDDADHMAVSATKSMTGHLLGGAGGIESVATILALYHRVAPPTINVENLDPEAEANADIVRGEARKLPVEGRIAALNDSFGFGGHNVVLAFRTV
- a CDS encoding DUF3145 domain-containing protein, whose protein sequence is MTTRGVLYVHSAPRALCPHVEWAVAGVLGTRVNLDWIRQPAAPGTWRSEFSWQGEAGTASKLASALRGWHLLRFEVTAEPCPTAEGERYSCTPDLGIFHAVTGIHGDILIPEDRLRAALVRSQRGETDLEAELAKLLGKPWDDELEPFRYAGEGAPVRWLHQVV
- a CDS encoding MarR family winged helix-turn-helix transcriptional regulator translates to MATQKTSPSRIDPVTLEVVELIGTVVARYHEEYEEAAAEHALTGAQARLLSLLSLEPLPMRRLAQKLKCEPSNVTGIVDRLESRGLVERRPDPTDRRVKLAVATEEGRKVAKSLRESLRFAREPLAGLGEEERVVLRGLLRRMLEGDGVV
- a CDS encoding ACP S-malonyltransferase, with the protein product MLVLVAPGQGAQTPGFLTPWLDLPGASDRIAAWSEAIGLDLAHYGTQADADAIRDTAVAQPLLVAAGLLSGAALGIDTLAADAAGTPGAVAGHSVGEITAAAFAGVIDDTAALTLVRKRGLAMADAAAITPTGMSALLGGDPETTIPHLEKLGLTPANVNGAGQIVAAGTLEQLAALEADKPEGVRRVVPLKVAGAFHTHHMAPAVDALAHAAEALTPADPKVTYVSNKDGQTVESGAEVLRRLVGQVANPVRWDLCMETFGKLGVTALIEVCPGGTLTGIAKRALPGVKTLALKTPDDLAAARDLIAEHSA
- a CDS encoding LysR family transcriptional regulator — its product is MAAMPTSHGRAAFGVPDLPGTADVPDAPDLSTVWLRVFLEVARQGSFTVAARALGWTQSAVSRQISALESALGGTPLFDRLPRGVRLTEAGRVLVPHAEAVADSLHTAAREFAALREVTGGRLRFGAFATADAALVPRALAAFRARHPRVRLSREEGLTPGLLDRLAAGHLDLAIVSTTGRAPLDAYDLHHLLDESLYVAVPADHPLASHPAPVRLGQLADADWISGGSRPEGTLLDTALRQGFRPRVAHVVAEWTAKLGYVAAGLGVTLVPALAAESVRPDVALLAVLDEGAPARAVYAATARGRSLSPAAEAFLAVLREAAARVPAPAPQTSV
- a CDS encoding ketoacyl-ACP synthase III, whose amino-acid sequence is MSKIKARKGAPYARILGVGGYRPVRVVPNDVILEKIDSSDEWIRSRSGIETRHWANDEETVAAMSIEASGKAIADAGITAEQIGAVVVSTVSHFSQTPAIATEIADKLGTNKAAAFDISAGCAGFGYGLTLAKGMVVEGSAEYVLVIGVERLSDLTDLEDRATAFLFGDGAGAVVVGPSEEPHIGPTVWGSEGDKSETIKQTVPWNEFRLGDVSKLPLDSEGNVKFPAITQEGQAVFRWAVFEMAKVAQQALDAAGITANDLDVFIPHQANVRIIDSMVKTLKLPEHVTVARDVRTTGNTSAASIPLAMERLLATGEAKSGDTALVIGFGAGLVFAATVVTLP